Proteins encoded in a region of the Clostridium beijerinckii genome:
- a CDS encoding aldehyde dehydrogenase — translation MIVKKPIQYAIIIDRQGDCGVFDTMEDAIKLAHVACEEYKQYSEQKKNEIVDSVIKELELHLEELSLMTCKESGASSYSNILYNNTNALDKCLNDKYLESRLSIINSDNSYTVNGVVVEASNPIETIIRNSILMLKAGHAVVFSSNEDIKEVFSYTIKLINRAIEAVGGPRNLVVTVKNPSVENTNILISNEKITLISAIDNQDARKIAL, via the coding sequence ATGATAGTAAAAAAACCAATTCAATATGCAATTATAATTGATAGACAAGGAGATTGTGGAGTTTTTGACACAATGGAAGATGCTATTAAATTAGCTCATGTTGCTTGTGAAGAATATAAGCAATACAGTGAGCAAAAAAAGAATGAAATAGTAGATTCAGTAATTAAAGAATTAGAATTGCACTTAGAGGAACTTAGTTTAATGACTTGTAAAGAGAGTGGTGCTAGCTCCTACAGTAATATTCTTTACAATAATACTAATGCATTAGATAAATGTTTAAATGATAAATATCTTGAATCTAGGTTATCTATAATTAACAGCGATAATTCCTATACTGTAAATGGAGTTGTTGTTGAAGCATCTAATCCTATCGAAACAATAATAAGAAATAGCATTCTAATGCTTAAAGCTGGACATGCAGTTGTATTTTCATCAAATGAAGATATAAAAGAAGTATTTTCTTATACTATTAAACTTATAAATAGAGCTATAGAGGCAGTAGGTGGCCCAAGAAATCTTGTAGTAACAGTAAAAAACCCTAGCGTTGAAAATACTAATATCTTGATTTCAAACGAAAAAATAACTCTTATTTCTGCAATAGATAATCAAGATGCTAGAAAAATAGCACTTTAG
- a CDS encoding HD-GYP domain-containing protein has product MRVVSVSSLKGDEILGKQIFDESGRILLSVGVRLKPYYIEKIKELGIYSVYIDDDISKNLDIEESISDKTRQMSKHAVKKMIDGYCREGKTDNNSVMNSVNSVIEDILSNKDVLINVAEISASDNNIYSHSVNVCVLATIIGTHMGYSMSKLKDIAAGALLHDIGKIRIMNDKKISSGFKDKNEFNRYMELMHPKIGYDFLGDQHVWNAYVKVAVLMHHERNDGSGYPLQLKGDEINQLAKIVSICDTFDNMISGREENERKTVYEAIEYLIGMSNIYFDEEIVKKFTMNIAAFPTGSGVILNSNEKGLVVKQNNSMPMRPVVKVLYDETGSLLSEPYEVDLLKELTLFITKTSEI; this is encoded by the coding sequence ATGAGAGTTGTTAGTGTTTCCAGCCTAAAGGGAGATGAAATACTAGGAAAACAGATTTTTGATGAATCTGGTAGAATTTTACTTAGCGTTGGAGTGAGGCTGAAACCTTATTATATCGAAAAAATTAAGGAACTTGGTATTTATTCGGTATATATTGATGATGATATATCAAAAAATCTCGACATTGAAGAAAGTATTTCTGATAAGACACGGCAAATGAGTAAACATGCAGTAAAAAAAATGATAGATGGATATTGCCGTGAAGGAAAAACTGATAATAACAGCGTTATGAATTCTGTCAACTCAGTTATTGAAGATATACTATCAAATAAAGATGTTTTAATAAATGTTGCAGAAATAAGTGCTAGTGATAATAATATATATTCTCATTCCGTAAATGTATGCGTATTAGCTACAATTATAGGAACTCATATGGGATACAGCATGTCAAAATTAAAAGATATAGCTGCAGGTGCACTTTTGCATGATATTGGCAAAATAAGAATTATGAACGATAAAAAAATTTCGTCTGGATTTAAAGATAAAAATGAATTCAATAGATATATGGAATTAATGCATCCTAAGATTGGGTATGATTTTCTAGGGGATCAGCATGTTTGGAATGCATATGTTAAAGTGGCTGTTTTAATGCATCATGAAAGAAATGATGGAAGTGGATATCCTTTGCAGTTAAAAGGAGATGAAATAAATCAATTGGCAAAAATTGTATCTATTTGTGATACGTTTGATAATATGATATCCGGCCGAGAAGAAAATGAACGGAAAACTGTGTATGAAGCAATTGAATATCTAATAGGTATGAGTAATATTTATTTTGATGAAGAGATAGTGAAAAAATTTACTATGAATATAGCAGCTTTTCCTACAGGAAGTGGTGTTATTCTAAATTCAAATGAAAAGGGGTTAGTTGTAAAACAAAACAACTCAATGCCAATGCGCCCTGTAGTAAAGGTGTTGTATGATGAAACGGGAAGTTTACTATCTGAACCTTATGAAGTCGATCTACTGAAAGAATTAACACTTTTTATTACAAAGACTAGTGAAATTTAA
- a CDS encoding protein adenylyltransferase SelO, with translation MQDMKIKSEVGWKLENTYADLPKIFFSKQNPTPVRSPKLVILNQQLTESLGLKTEILHDSDSIEIFAGNKIEEGSLPIAQAYAGHQFGYFNMLGDGRAILLGEQITPSGERFDIQLKGSGRTPYSRGGDGRAALGPMLREYIISEAMQGLGIPTTRSLAVVTTGEPVIRENVLSGAILTRVASSHIRVATFQYAAKWGTIEELKALADYTIKRHFSDGDKLENPYIFLLQEVIKRQASLISKWQLVGFIHGVMNTDNMAISGETIDYGPCAFMDTYDPETVFSSIDREGRYSYGNQPPIAEWNLARFAETLLPLIHNNHEKSVEIAQNELSKFADLYHDNWIRGMRSKLGIFNKESQDEALIENLLSIMYKYKADYTNTFSSLTLDRCSDMELFKTKEFEQWHELWKARLDRQQESKEFSNMLMKNSNPYVIPRNYRVEEALSAAEEGDYTVMNKLLNVLSNPYAYSDNQSEYEKLPPKSCGSYRTYCGT, from the coding sequence ATGCAAGATATGAAAATAAAATCAGAAGTAGGATGGAAATTAGAGAATACTTATGCTGATCTACCTAAAATATTTTTTAGCAAGCAAAATCCAACACCAGTAAGATCTCCTAAATTAGTTATTCTTAATCAGCAGCTTACAGAATCATTAGGATTGAAGACAGAAATACTTCATGATAGTGATAGTATAGAAATATTTGCTGGAAATAAAATAGAAGAAGGAAGCTTGCCTATTGCTCAGGCTTATGCAGGACATCAATTTGGTTATTTTAATATGTTGGGTGATGGTAGAGCTATATTACTTGGTGAACAAATTACGCCAAGTGGTGAAAGATTTGATATTCAGCTAAAGGGATCAGGCAGAACACCATACTCTAGAGGTGGCGATGGAAGAGCCGCACTTGGGCCAATGTTGCGTGAATATATTATTAGTGAAGCAATGCAAGGCCTTGGAATTCCAACAACTCGGAGTCTAGCAGTAGTAACAACTGGAGAGCCTGTAATTAGAGAAAACGTGCTCTCAGGTGCTATTCTAACTCGGGTAGCTTCAAGCCATATTAGAGTTGCTACCTTTCAGTATGCTGCAAAGTGGGGAACTATAGAGGAACTCAAAGCTCTAGCTGATTACACTATTAAACGTCATTTTTCTGATGGTGATAAATTAGAGAATCCTTATATTTTTTTACTTCAAGAAGTTATTAAACGGCAAGCTTCATTGATATCAAAATGGCAATTAGTCGGTTTTATTCATGGAGTTATGAATACTGACAACATGGCTATTAGTGGAGAAACTATAGATTACGGACCTTGTGCCTTTATGGATACATATGATCCGGAAACCGTATTTAGTTCTATTGATAGAGAAGGAAGATATTCATATGGAAATCAACCACCTATAGCTGAATGGAATTTAGCTAGGTTTGCTGAAACCTTATTGCCACTAATCCATAATAATCATGAAAAATCAGTAGAAATTGCACAAAATGAACTTTCAAAGTTTGCAGATTTATATCACGATAATTGGATTAGAGGAATGAGATCAAAACTCGGAATATTCAATAAAGAATCTCAAGATGAAGCACTTATTGAAAATTTGCTAAGTATTATGTATAAATATAAAGCAGATTATACTAATACATTTAGTTCTTTAACTTTAGATAGATGTTCTGATATGGAGTTATTTAAGACTAAAGAATTTGAGCAATGGCATGAATTATGGAAGGCAAGATTAGATAGACAGCAGGAATCTAAAGAGTTTTCTAATATGTTAATGAAAAATTCAAATCCTTACGTAATACCACGTAATTATAGAGTTGAGGAAGCATTGTCGGCTGCTGAAGAAGGCGATTATACAGTTATGAATAAACTATTAAATGTACTATCTAATCCTTACGCATATTCAGATAATCAATCTGAATATGAAAAATTGCCTCCAAAATCTTGTGGCTCGTATCGAACTTATTGCGGAACCTAA
- a CDS encoding amino acid ABC transporter ATP-binding protein, translated as MDKNNNPVLLEIQDVHKKYDEKEILKGIDLSLHKGEVLVILGPSGCGKSTFLRCLNGLEKIQGGDIKFKEQSFTDKNADWQKIHEKIGMVFQNYELFPHMTVIENILLGPLKVQKREKSEALAQAEQLLNKVGLLDRKDSYPRQLSGGQKQRIAIVRALCMNPEIILFDEVTASLDPEMVREVLDVILGLAKQGMTMVIVTHEMGFAQSVADRIIFMDEGKICEESGPKEFFTNPKTERAKHFLNIFQF; from the coding sequence ATGGATAAGAATAATAATCCTGTCTTGCTTGAAATACAGGATGTTCACAAAAAATACGATGAAAAAGAAATATTAAAAGGTATTGACTTAAGTCTCCACAAAGGAGAAGTACTAGTTATCTTAGGACCTTCAGGCTGTGGAAAAAGTACTTTTTTGAGATGTCTCAATGGACTAGAAAAAATTCAAGGTGGAGATATTAAATTTAAGGAACAAAGTTTTACAGATAAAAATGCCGATTGGCAAAAGATTCACGAGAAAATAGGAATGGTTTTTCAAAACTATGAATTATTTCCTCATATGACAGTTATTGAAAACATACTTTTAGGTCCTTTAAAGGTTCAGAAAAGAGAGAAATCTGAGGCACTTGCTCAAGCAGAACAACTTTTAAATAAGGTTGGATTACTTGACAGGAAAGATTCATATCCACGTCAACTTTCAGGGGGCCAAAAGCAAAGAATAGCTATAGTTAGGGCATTATGTATGAATCCAGAAATAATACTTTTTGATGAAGTAACAGCATCTCTTGACCCAGAAATGGTAAGGGAAGTACTAGATGTTATATTAGGCTTAGCTAAGCAAGGTATGACTATGGTAATTGTTACACACGAAATGGGATTTGCCCAATCAGTGGCAGATAGAATAATCTTTATGGATGAGGGCAAAATATGTGAAGAGTCGGGACCAAAAGAATTCTTTACAAATCCAAAGACAGAACGTGCTAAGCACTTTCTAAATATATTTCAATTTTAA
- a CDS encoding amino acid ABC transporter permease, producing the protein MNIDWNFVVTNLPLYEKAAWLTLKLAIVGILLSLVIGLLCGIILYFKVRVLDKIVQAYIELSRNTPLLVQIFFLYFGLPKLGFKMGEATCAIIGLAFLGGSYMAEAFRSGVEAVSKTQIESGISIGLSKGQLIRYVIIPQAFSVSMPSISANCIFLLKETSVLGAISIMDLTNLTKDLIGMYYRTFESLSLLVLIYLIMILPLSFLMSWIERKVRYAEFGN; encoded by the coding sequence ATGAATATTGACTGGAATTTCGTAGTGACTAATTTGCCTTTGTATGAGAAAGCTGCATGGCTTACATTAAAGTTAGCTATTGTAGGAATACTTTTATCATTGGTAATAGGATTACTATGCGGAATAATATTATACTTTAAAGTAAGAGTTTTGGATAAAATTGTACAAGCTTATATTGAGCTTTCGAGAAATACTCCACTACTTGTACAGATATTTTTTCTGTATTTTGGTTTGCCTAAATTAGGATTTAAAATGGGAGAAGCTACTTGTGCTATAATTGGTTTAGCATTTCTTGGCGGTAGCTATATGGCTGAAGCTTTTAGAAGCGGAGTTGAGGCTGTAAGTAAGACACAAATTGAATCTGGCATAAGCATTGGTCTTTCAAAGGGCCAACTTATTAGATATGTCATAATTCCACAAGCTTTTTCAGTAAGTATGCCTTCAATAAGTGCAAATTGCATATTTTTATTGAAAGAAACTTCTGTACTTGGAGCTATATCAATAATGGATCTCACAAATTTAACAAAAGATTTGATAGGAATGTACTATAGAACTTTTGAATCATTATCATTGCTAGTTTTGATTTATCTTATCATGATTCTACCTTTATCATTTCTAATGTCTTGGATAGAAAGGAAGGTTCGATATGCAGAATTCGGCAATTAG
- a CDS encoding response regulator codes for MKKILIVDDSSYMRMFIRKIIQKRGTYMILEASGKDDAIEAYKIESPDIIILDLNMSEVRKDGIDVLSQIMSIDPEAVVIIISAVGYDDVKDECLALGAKSYIKKPFDTQTLIKTLEEYK; via the coding sequence ATGAAGAAGATTTTGATAGTAGATGACTCATCGTATATGCGAATGTTTATACGAAAAATTATTCAAAAAAGGGGAACTTATATGATACTAGAAGCATCAGGTAAAGATGATGCAATAGAAGCATATAAAATTGAAAGTCCTGATATTATAATTTTAGATTTAAATATGTCTGAAGTTAGAAAGGATGGCATTGATGTTTTGAGTCAAATAATGAGTATTGATCCTGAAGCAGTAGTGATTATTATATCGGCAGTAGGGTATGATGATGTTAAGGATGAATGTTTAGCCCTAGGAGCTAAGAGTTATATAAAAAAGCCATTTGATACTCAAACTTTAATAAAGACACTAGAAGAATATAAATAG
- a CDS encoding sulfite exporter TauE/SafE family protein, with translation MLDIIIYIVIGAAAGILSGLFGIGGGIIIIPALMYLKGFSQLTAQGTSLVAMLPPVGLLAFMEYYKKGNTNITAGIIICVTMLISAKFGGQLANILPASIMKKAFGIFIILVGIKTFLGK, from the coding sequence ATGTTAGACATTATAATTTACATAGTAATAGGGGCCGCAGCAGGAATTTTAAGCGGTCTGTTTGGAATTGGTGGTGGAATAATTATAATTCCTGCATTGATGTATTTAAAAGGATTTTCACAGCTTACAGCTCAGGGAACGTCTCTCGTTGCAATGCTTCCACCAGTTGGCTTACTTGCATTCATGGAATATTATAAGAAAGGCAATACAAATATAACTGCGGGTATAATTATTTGTGTTACTATGCTAATTAGTGCAAAATTTGGAGGCCAGCTTGCTAATATTCTTCCAGCAAGTATAATGAAAAAAGCTTTTGGAATATTTATTATTTTGGTTGGAATAAAAACTTTTCTGGGTAAGTAA
- a CDS encoding amino acid ABC transporter permease, whose protein sequence is MQNSAISVIFQENNIKRLFEGLFVTAEIAFISIIIGSILGILIGLSRTTKSKAILFINRVYLEAFRIIPTLVWLFVFYFGVTTALNINLSGEVVSVIVFSLWGAAEMGDIVRGSLQSLPKHQIESGKALGLNYYQIYRYVLMPQAIRRMIPGTINLATRMIKTTSLVVLIGVIDVVKMGQQIIESSRFQFPTASFWIYGFIFFLYFIICYPLSKISKRLESKWNN, encoded by the coding sequence ATGCAGAATTCGGCAATTAGTGTTATTTTTCAAGAAAACAATATTAAGCGTTTATTTGAAGGCCTGTTCGTAACAGCAGAAATTGCTTTTATATCTATTATTATAGGATCTATACTAGGAATACTTATAGGTTTGAGTAGGACTACAAAATCGAAGGCGATACTTTTTATTAACAGAGTTTACCTAGAAGCTTTTAGAATAATACCAACGTTGGTTTGGTTATTTGTATTCTACTTTGGAGTTACTACAGCATTAAATATAAACCTTAGTGGAGAAGTTGTTTCTGTTATTGTATTCAGTCTTTGGGGCGCAGCAGAAATGGGAGATATAGTAAGAGGATCTCTTCAATCATTACCAAAACACCAGATTGAATCGGGTAAGGCTTTAGGTTTAAATTATTATCAAATATATAGATATGTACTTATGCCTCAAGCTATAAGAAGAATGATACCTGGAACCATCAATTTAGCAACTAGAATGATTAAAACTACTTCGCTTGTAGTTTTAATAGGTGTTATAGATGTTGTTAAGATGGGGCAGCAAATTATTGAAAGTTCAAGATTTCAATTTCCTACTGCTTCTTTCTGGATTTATGGTTTTATATTCTTCTTGTACTTTATAATATGTTATCCACTATCAAAAATATCGAAAAGACTAGAATCAAAGTGGAATAATTAG
- a CDS encoding response regulator, translating into MKNQNNDEINIYSNDFLKLMNSIHVRFLEVNSINYNELLRKSLEEIGEFFDLDRIYIYHFSKDPTFMKIECQWNKKLIKPKREIIEDEVVYAFPWLIRQIKSKDFIALNNITEFPVDATFELEAFNIEGIKSSLIIPLKDKNKLIGFIGFETLSKSIIWQSEQVKILNNISKFLEFIKARITKLKEYESLLNGQTILLDNAASQIWALSNVTSYATVNEAHAEFFGKKKSDLEYKDLYDIFDINTANKLSENNWELFRNDEPAEKELKIKNWKGEDRLLQVKSKPIKDDYGNIKYLVCTAQDITEQRIAEAELYKAKVEAESANIAKSQFLANMSHEIRTPMNGIFGFLELLESSNLSLEQKEFVREAKSASDILLNIINDILDFSKIEAKKLVLENISFNLRTIIEDAVSLFVPKTLEKGIQLYTIIDPTIPDEVIGDPSRLKQILNNLLSNGVKFTDAGEIAIKVDYFEEENDIALLTFEVRDTGIGISGNDVQKLFKSFNQADASTTRKYGGTGLGLSICRELVNMMDGEITVDSVLDKGSTFRFCVRLKISKRASEHISIFENVNDVNILIVDNDENSRKITSSYLRGTGLHIIEVDGAGEAISTIISNNDTKNKISIVIIDCEITGMNCYELARTLKNIPIAKNIKLILLMSRYKGDFKAAMEYGFSSYLTKPLKRDDLLSCIAVNLGLKKEDEEHHEDSNKNVVKNIYNLSEIRILLAEDNEVNRKIFISMLKSRGITCDVALDGKEALRKVSEEDYDIVFMDCQMPIMDGYEATAEIRKIEKNRKHTKIVAVTANAMEGDSEKCIKSGMDSYITKPINFDIVFKIIEESIINKKHNSIDYSRIIDNYVNQFSRDTGLDIEDALEIFEDYIRCLPDLLDGINNAINTNDLKKLAKFSHELKGSSGTLGINSVHELATMLDKKALEENLDECNKIFGQIKDLFYKI; encoded by the coding sequence ATGAAGAATCAAAACAATGATGAAATAAATATTTATTCTAATGATTTCCTAAAATTAATGAATAGTATTCATGTGAGATTTTTAGAGGTGAATTCTATAAATTATAATGAGTTATTAAGAAAATCATTAGAGGAAATTGGAGAATTTTTTGATTTAGATAGAATATATATATATCATTTTTCTAAAGACCCAACTTTTATGAAAATAGAATGTCAATGGAATAAAAAGTTAATAAAACCAAAAAGGGAAATTATAGAGGATGAAGTAGTTTACGCTTTTCCTTGGTTAATTCGTCAAATTAAAAGTAAGGATTTTATTGCTTTAAATAATATAACTGAATTTCCGGTTGATGCAACATTTGAATTAGAAGCTTTTAATATAGAGGGAATAAAATCGTCTCTTATAATTCCATTAAAAGATAAAAACAAATTAATAGGTTTTATAGGATTTGAAACCTTATCGAAATCGATAATATGGCAATCGGAACAGGTAAAAATATTAAATAATATTTCAAAGTTTTTAGAATTCATAAAAGCTAGGATTACAAAATTAAAAGAATACGAATCACTTCTTAATGGCCAGACTATTTTACTTGATAATGCTGCCTCACAGATTTGGGCACTAAGCAATGTTACTTCATATGCTACTGTTAATGAGGCTCATGCAGAATTTTTTGGAAAGAAAAAAAGCGATTTAGAATATAAAGACCTATATGACATATTTGATATTAATACTGCAAATAAGTTATCTGAAAATAATTGGGAATTATTTAGGAATGATGAACCAGCAGAGAAAGAGCTTAAAATTAAGAATTGGAAAGGCGAGGACAGGCTTCTTCAAGTTAAAAGTAAACCTATTAAAGATGACTATGGTAACATTAAATATCTTGTTTGCACAGCACAGGATATTACGGAACAAAGAATTGCAGAGGCTGAATTATATAAGGCAAAAGTAGAGGCTGAATCGGCAAATATAGCAAAGAGTCAGTTTCTTGCAAATATGTCACATGAAATTAGAACTCCAATGAATGGAATATTTGGATTTTTAGAATTATTAGAATCGTCAAATCTCTCCTTGGAACAAAAAGAATTTGTACGCGAAGCAAAATCTGCTTCAGATATTTTATTAAATATTATTAATGATATATTGGATTTTTCAAAGATTGAGGCTAAAAAATTAGTACTAGAAAACATAAGCTTTAATTTAAGAACTATTATAGAAGATGCTGTTTCACTTTTTGTTCCCAAAACTTTGGAAAAAGGAATTCAGCTTTATACAATAATTGATCCAACTATTCCAGATGAGGTTATAGGTGATCCGTCAAGACTTAAGCAAATATTAAATAATCTTTTGAGTAATGGTGTTAAATTTACCGATGCTGGTGAAATTGCAATTAAGGTTGATTATTTTGAGGAAGAAAATGATATCGCACTTCTTACATTTGAAGTGAGGGATACTGGAATTGGAATTAGTGGAAATGATGTACAAAAACTTTTTAAATCTTTTAACCAAGCAGATGCATCTACAACAAGAAAATATGGAGGAACTGGACTTGGACTTTCTATATGCCGAGAATTGGTTAATATGATGGATGGTGAAATAACTGTTGATAGTGTATTGGATAAAGGATCTACTTTTAGATTTTGTGTAAGATTAAAAATATCTAAAAGGGCTTCTGAACATATCTCTATTTTCGAAAATGTTAATGACGTAAATATTTTGATTGTTGACAATGATGAAAATAGTAGAAAGATTACAAGTTCTTACCTCAGAGGAACTGGATTACATATAATTGAGGTTGATGGTGCTGGTGAAGCAATTTCAACAATTATTTCTAATAATGATACAAAAAATAAAATAAGCATTGTAATTATTGATTGCGAGATAACAGGAATGAATTGTTATGAACTTGCACGAACGTTAAAAAATATACCCATAGCGAAAAATATAAAGTTAATTCTGTTAATGTCGAGGTATAAAGGAGACTTTAAGGCAGCAATGGAATATGGATTTTCGTCTTATTTGACCAAGCCACTAAAAAGAGATGATTTACTTAGCTGTATTGCTGTAAATTTAGGCTTGAAAAAAGAAGATGAAGAACATCATGAAGACTCAAATAAAAATGTAGTTAAAAACATTTATAACTTATCAGAAATTAGGATTTTATTGGCGGAAGATAATGAAGTTAACAGAAAAATTTTTATAAGCATGCTTAAATCTCGTGGTATTACTTGTGATGTAGCATTAGATGGTAAAGAAGCATTAAGAAAAGTATCGGAAGAAGATTATGATATTGTATTCATGGATTGTCAAATGCCAATAATGGATGGATATGAAGCTACTGCTGAAATAAGAAAGATTGAAAAAAATAGAAAACATACAAAAATTGTTGCAGTAACTGCTAATGCAATGGAAGGTGATTCGGAAAAATGCATTAAATCTGGAATGGATAGTTATATTACTAAACCTATTAATTTTGATATTGTATTTAAAATAATTGAGGAAAGCATTATAAATAAAAAGCATAATAGTATAGATTATTCTAGAATAATAGATAACTATGTTAATCAGTTTTCTAGAGATACAGGTCTTGATATAGAAGATGCATTAGAAATATTTGAAGACTACATAAGGTGTTTACCTGATTTGTTAGATGGAATTAATAATGCCATTAATACTAACGACTTAAAGAAGCTAGCAAAGTTTTCTCATGAATTAAAAGGTTCATCTGGAACACTAGGGATAAATTCTGTTCACGAATTAGCTACAATGCTTGACAAAAAAGCTTTAGAAGAAAATTTAGATGAATGTAATAAGATTTTTGGACAAATAAAAGATTTGTTTTATAAAATATAA
- a CDS encoding cysteine ABC transporter substrate-binding protein codes for MKSIKKIVAALLLSTVVVGSFVGCGNSAQTNKGDSNKAASSSLEDIKKRGTIKIGVFSDKAPFGYVDSEGKNQGFDVYVAKRFAKDLLGDESKVEFVLVDAASRVSYLESKKVDIIMANFTVTDERKEKVDFANPYMKVSLGVVSPDGAKITSEDQLKGKKVIVAKGTTAETYMTKNHPDVELVKYEQYSEIFQALKDKRGDAILSDNTEVIAWAKDNPGFSVGIPSLGSTDTIAPAVTKGNTELRDWINTELESLGKENFVHKAYDETLKSVYGAEFEDSLVVEGGKIQ; via the coding sequence ATGAAAAGCATAAAAAAAATAGTAGCAGCTTTACTTTTAAGTACTGTAGTAGTTGGAAGTTTTGTTGGCTGTGGTAATTCAGCACAAACTAATAAAGGTGATTCTAATAAAGCAGCGTCTAGCTCTTTAGAAGACATAAAAAAACGTGGAACTATAAAGATTGGTGTATTTAGCGATAAAGCTCCATTTGGATATGTTGACTCAGAAGGAAAAAACCAAGGATTTGATGTATATGTTGCAAAGAGATTTGCTAAAGATTTACTTGGAGATGAGTCAAAAGTTGAATTTGTTTTAGTTGACGCAGCAAGTAGAGTTTCTTATTTAGAATCTAAAAAAGTTGATATAATTATGGCTAACTTTACTGTCACTGATGAAAGAAAAGAAAAAGTTGATTTTGCAAATCCTTATATGAAAGTATCACTTGGCGTAGTTTCACCAGATGGCGCTAAAATTACTTCAGAAGATCAACTTAAAGGCAAGAAGGTTATTGTAGCTAAGGGAACAACTGCTGAAACTTATATGACTAAAAACCATCCAGACGTTGAACTTGTAAAATATGAACAGTATTCAGAAATATTCCAAGCATTAAAAGATAAACGTGGTGATGCTATTTTAAGTGATAACACAGAAGTTATTGCATGGGCTAAAGATAATCCTGGATTCTCTGTTGGTATACCATCACTTGGAAGTACAGATACCATTGCTCCAGCTGTTACTAAAGGTAATACAGAACTTAGAGATTGGATTAACACTGAACTTGAAAGCTTAGGCAAAGAGAACTTTGTTCACAAAGCTTATGATGAAACATTAAAATCAGTATATGGTGCTGAATTTGAAGATAGCCTTGTAGTTGAAGGTGGAAAAATACAATAA
- a CDS encoding 3D domain-containing protein has protein sequence MSKSYQWIKVAKKSIVFFVALSIYLGIGTAFSANLAKAAATQNKDIICSTTAYTAESGSVTASGKIVKRNASGISTVAVDPSVIPFGTYLYIEGYGYAIAADSGSAIKGNSIDVYFDSDSECDNWGRRTVKVTVFGKSDN, from the coding sequence ATGTCAAAAAGTTATCAATGGATAAAAGTTGCAAAAAAATCAATCGTTTTTTTTGTAGCTTTGAGTATTTATTTAGGTATTGGAACTGCTTTTTCAGCTAATTTAGCTAAAGCAGCTGCAACACAAAATAAAGATATAATCTGCTCAACAACAGCGTACACAGCGGAGTCAGGAAGTGTGACAGCAAGTGGAAAAATAGTAAAGAGAAATGCAAGTGGGATAAGTACAGTAGCGGTGGATCCAAGCGTAATTCCTTTTGGAACATATTTATATATAGAAGGTTATGGATATGCAATAGCTGCAGACAGTGGAAGTGCGATAAAAGGCAATTCTATTGATGTTTATTTTGATAGCGATAGTGAATGTGATAATTGGGGTAGGAGAACTGTTAAGGTTACGGTATTTGGAAAATCTGATAATTAA